The genomic window TGAACAAACGTAGTGGGTGCAGCAGCTGCAAGATTAGGCAAAAGCAAACCTAGGCTTAAACCGGCGGTGGTGACCATTTTATTCAGCTTCATAGTGTGTGTTTCCAAATGTTGGCGGGCTAAACAACATGCCCAACGTTATTTACAAGTGGTTAACACTAGTCCTGAGATTGATTAAATAACAACTGAATACGTATGCATTATGGGTAAACTATCCTTTATTATTAGATAATACCCCTCACAATTACGCCATCTTTAAATAAAATGCCTTACACAAAGTAATGTAATCAGTAGTGTAATTATTGTTTAACTCTCTAATGCATAGCGTTGAATTGTCGGTTTGTGATTCTAGATAACTAAACGTCATTAAACTGCGGCTTATGGGTTTGCTAGGTGTCGCTTTTACTTGGCAATGTGCATTTAAATAAAGCCCTTTTTGAGTAGCAAGCTCAATAAATACTAAAGCCTCAGTGTTTGGCAGTATTAAACTAAACCGTGACTGTGAATGGCTAAGCCGCTTAAACGCGTTAATTAGCTCCTCAAAGCCCAAACCATCGGTGTGACGCGCAGTGTTTCGGGCGGCATTATTGCCTTTTAAACTGTGATTAAAGTAAGGCGGATTAGAAATGATGACATCAAAGGGAGCGTCACTATTAAAGCTTTGAATAGTTTGATGCTTAATAGCTATATTGGGCCACGGACTATTTGCTACGTTTTGTAATGCTTGATTGTATGCGTTTTCATCTATTTCAACCGCAGTAATACTCAATGCTGGCCTGCGCTGTTTACACATTAACGCCAATAATCCCGTGCCTGTACCAATGTCTAGTAACGAGTTTGCACCAGCTAAGTTTGCCCACGCACCAAGCAAAATGCCGTCGGTTGAAACCTTCATTGCGCAGATGTCGTGTTCAACCTTAAATTGTTTAAATGCAAAACCAGACATTTTTTCACCTTTTCATTCACCAAGCGCAGCATAGCGCGTATAATCAAGGTAATTGTCCACTATTTTAGACACTCTATGCAATTTTCTGAATTTGATCTTGATACCAAATTACTCGATGCCATTGATAAAATGGGCTACGAGAAGCCAACCAGTATTCAACAACAAGCTATTCCTGAAGCTCTTCAGGGACGTGATATTTTAGCGTCTGCGCCAACTGGCACAGGTAAAACAGCGGCATTTTTAATTCCTGCGATTCAATACTTATTGGATTTTCCGCGCCGTGAACCTGGTTTTGCCCGCGTATTAATTATGACGCCAACACGTGAGCTGGCTTATCAAATTCATGAGCAATGTGAGTTACTAGCCAAACGTACGCACCTAAAAATTGGTGTCGTGACCGGCGGTATTAACTACGGAACGCATAAAGAAATTTTTGAAAAAAATAACGACGTGTTAATTGCCACTCCAGGGCGATTAATGGAATACCTTGAAACTGAAAACTTTCATGCTGAACATGTCGAAATGCTTATTATTGATGAAGCCGACCGTATGCTAGACATGGGTTTCAAAAAAGAAATGAGCCGTATTTGTGACGAAGCTAAAAATCGCCGTCAGTGCTTTTTATTCTCAGCAACCCTTGAGGGTGACAGCGTAGAGCGATTTGCAGAAACCACATTAAACGATCCAGCTTTGTTAGAAGCTGAGTCGTCTCGTAAAGAAAAAGCTAAAATTCACCAGTGGGTTCATCTTGCTGATGATTACCACCATAAACTCGAGCTTTTAGTCAACACCCTTAACGGCCCAGACGTGAGTAAAGCCATTGTATTTGTTAAAACCCGTGAACGTTTAGAAACTCTCATTGGTGAATTAACTAATAACGGTGTAAAAGCCGCTTGGCTGCGAGGTGAAATGCCACAAGACAAGCGCATGAAAGCAATGGAAAACTTTCATAGTGGCCGCACTAAAATATTAATTGCAACAGATGTAGCTGCTCGCGGTATTGACGTATCTGACATTAGCCACGTTATTAACTTTGATATGCCACGTACCGCCGACGTATATGTTCACCGTATTGGCCGTACTGGTCGTGCAGGTAAAAAAGGCATCGCTATTTCATTAGTTGAAGCGCATGATATTGGTATTTTGTACAAAGTAGAACGCTACATTGAACAGAAGCTTAAACGCCGTGTAATTAAAGGCATTGAGCCTCAGCATAAAGAGGCTAAGCCACCGGTTAAAAAGCGCAAAGATCCGGTAAAAATGAAAGCAAAGAAAAAAGCGAAAGTTAAAAAGAAAAAGTAACTTAGCATATTTACCAAAGCCGGCGTATGCCGGCTTTTTAATGCGTGTAACATATGTAACCGGTGCATGTAACACCTACCCATTTAAATGTAATTATTGCCCACCTGAATTCCCACTTAATAAAATAACCTTATATTTCAATAAATTAAAACTGGCACTGAACTTGTAATATTAAACACAGAATAGCCAGAATATTTAATGGTTTGGCTAAATTTTTAATTGATATAAAAGGATTGAGTTATGAACCGCTTAAAGTTAACTATTGCGTTAGTTTCGTTTTGTTGTTTATTTTTGTTAGCCTGCGCTACCAAAGTGAGTGCAGCAACACACCTAGCCGTAGTCAGCAGCGTAGCAACTCAACCTAACCTTCAACAAACCATTACAAGCACGCTTCGTACTAACCCCAACTTTGCATTAAGCAATATTCGCGTACAGGTTAAAGATGGCGAGGTAGTATTACATGGTCAAGCGCAAACCGGTTTTGAACGTGCGCTTGCTCAAAAGTTTTTAGAAAATATGGATGGTGTTAAAATCATCCGTAACAAAATTAGTGTTATTTGAATCGCATTTTTATTAACTCAATTGGTCCTAGGCGCAGCATGTTACTCCAACACACGCTGCGCCTTTTTTGTGCCAGTATTTACTTGCAACTCGCATTAACTACAATAAAAAACTCGCTTTAATTACCTCTTACTTAACGCCTAATACCAATTGTAAATTGCATACATTACAACCTAATATTTGCCAAAATAATCCGCTCTTTAAATAATAAATTTATATTAAGCCTAGGCCTGTTTAACTGCCATTATTAAAGCGTGTTCTATCAAGGAGCAACATAATTACGGTGCGCGATTTGTGACCCAGTAAGCTAAGTACCTACTCCTGCATTATTTTAATGACTTCGCCTATGTAGGTATAACTTAAAGTCGTATACAGCTTATACGCCCTACTTGCTCTTTATTCCTATTATTAAGGCAACAAGGAAAAGCAACCTATGAGAGGAACACAAAAGTTACTGCATGTTTTATATTTATGTTGCGTTATCGTCGGTTTCGGGAAGTAACTACACAATAGGCTTAGCCTTATCGATATATCACATAGCCCGCTTTCAATTTCACCCCAAAAGGTAAATAGGCCTTAATCAATAATCGATTAACGTTGCTCTCACCTTCTCAAACACTTAAATAGCCATAAAAAAATGCAGCTTTATAAAGCTGCATTTAGTCGTTGTGAACCATAAGTCATTTTTATTTAAGCCCACAACGCGCATTTAAATGTAAAATTGCGTTGCGAGTGAGTAAATAATTCCCACTGGTATTAATGGCTCATTTATTCGTTTTGGCCTGAATCAGCTCCACCAGCGTTGCCTTTATTTGATGATTGCTGGTTAATTTTATCGCTGATCATGGCATCGAGTTTTTCACCGCCTTTAATACCAAAATCGAGCGTGCGAATAGGGAATGGAATACTAATATCAGCTTCATCCAACGCTTGTTTAACAGCAACTACGCCTTTATGACGCACTGTCATAAAGTCTGGTTCACCTGGGTATTTAATCCAAAACCACACCAATAAATTAATGCTACTGTCGCCAAAGCCTTCAGCATAAACATCGGTTTCGTTTTTACGAATGACAAAGTCCAAATCGTTAATCTTATCTACAATAACTTCTTTCGCTTTTTCAATGTCGTCACCATACGAAATGCCTACCGGTACCTCTATGCGTCTAACTCCAAGTGTGGTGTAATTTTTTAACACATTTCTGAATAATACCTTGTTTGGTACTAAAATTAACTGCCCGTAAAAGCTCTCTATTAGCGTATTACGCAGGTTTATTGAGTGTACTGAACCAAACACGTCGTCGGTTTCGATTACGTCTCCTGTTTTAAAGGGCTTGCGTATACCCATTGCTATGCCCGCAATCAAGTTTTCGGTCATATCTTGAAACGCAAAACCTATGGCTAAACCAACAATACCCGCACCGGCTAATAAAGAGGTAACCGTACCTTTTAAACCCACAAAATCCAGCGCTATAAATACCCCAACACACAGCACAATAACCTTAAATATTGAAGCCATTAAATCGGCTATTTGTTGAGAGTCGAGTGAACGGCGCAATATGTTTTTCATTAGGTTGCCAGCAAAGCGCGCTAGCATTGAAAATATAATGGCAATAATAACCGCCACTATAAAATTAGGAATGTGACTTATAACAACATCAAACCAACCGCCGAGTTTTTCTTCGATAAGTTTTTCAGCTTCTGTTATCGAGGGTATGCTGATCATTTTTTGCACCTATGAGTAAATAATAATGTGAATACTTAACTCATGTTTGCAAGTTTAGCGCCAGCATATAAAAAGCCATGCAATGCATGGCTTTTTGGGTATGTGTTTAGCTTTAATTAAACGCGTTAGTTTTGCTCGTCGCGCATAAATACCGGCTCTAACTCTTTCGTTGTTACCTCAGCGCTAAAATAGTAACCCGCTACAGTAAACTCTTTTAGCTGACTTAGTTGCGTTACTTGGTTTTCTATAATGTAACGCGCCATCATGCCGCGCGCTTTTTTAGCATAAAAGCTAATTACCTTGTATTGACCATTTTTGCAGTCTTTAAAGTGCGGCGTAATAATTTGCGCGTTGAGCGCTTTTTTATCTACCGCTTTGAAGTATTCGTTTGAAGCTAGGTTAACGAGGTATTGTGCATCTTGTGCTTTTGTTACTTCATTTAGCTTATCAGCAATAATACTACCCCAAAACTCATACAGGTTTTTACCACGAGAGTTTTCAAGCTTAGTGCCCATTTCTAGTCGGTACGCTTGCATTAAATCAAGCGGTTTTAACAGGCCATATAATCCAGATAATATACGCAAATGACTTTGCGCGTAATCAAGGTCGCTTGCAGTTAAAGTGCTCGCCTCTAACCCACCGTATACATCACCATTAAAAGCAAGCGCGGCTTGTTTGGCATTATTAATGGTAAAGGGTTGCGACCATTCGCTAAAGCGAGCAGCATTAAGGCCAGAAAGCTTATCGCTAATTTTCATTAAACTGCCAATTTGCGCAGGTGTTAGTTCACGGCATACTTTCATGAGTTCCTCGCTGTGCTCGAGTAATTCAGGCTGAGTGAACTTATCGGTTGCCGGTGGCGTTTCGTAATCAAGATTTTTTGCAGGTGAAATAACAGTGATCATAGTTAGCTATTGACTTGTAAATTATTTAATGTCAATTTCAACATTAAATGAAACGAAAAGCACGTTTTGTTTATATAAATCCTCCCTTAAAAATTCATACATTGCCGTTTTTTAATTGATAAGGACATAAGACCTATCAAGCATTGTCACACTGTTGCAGTATGGATGGTATATATTAAGGGTCGATTTTTCTTTTAACTTGCTTGGAATGAGGAAAGCAAATGACTTCAGCTCTACAAAGGCTAAAACAACATTCATCTATCGTAGCCGACACTGGCGATATTGAAGCGATCAAAAAGCATCAACCAGAAGATGCAACCACAAACCCGTCGCTTTTATTAAAAGCGAGCGAGATTGAAGCTTATAAGCCTTACCTAGATAAAGCTTGGAGCTATGCAAAAGAAACCGAGCAAGCTCCAGCTAAACAACTAGAACTTGCATGTGACTACTTTGCTGTTTTACTTGGTAAAGAAATTAGTGAGATTGTACCGGGTTATATTTCTACCGAAGTAGATGCACGTTTATCGTTTGATACTCAAGCAACTATTGATAAAGCACACACATTACTTAGCCTTTACGAAAAAGAAGGTGTAAGCAAAGACAAAATTTTAATTAAAGTTGCGTCTACGTGGGAAGGTATTAAAGCCGCTGAGCAGTTAGAAAAAGAAGGCACTAAATGTAACCTTACTTTATTATTTAGCGACGCCCAAGCCCGTGCATGTGCTGATGCAAATGTATTTCTAATCTCGCCATTTGTTGGTCGTATTTTAGATTGGCACGTTGCTAACGGCATGGAAAAACCAACGGATCCACTACAAGATCCAGGTGTTCAATCAGTACGCAGCATTTTTGAATTTTACAAACGTCATGACTACAAAACAGTAGTGATGGGCGCAAGTTTCCGTAATACGGGCGAAATTATTGCCCTAACAGGTTGTGACAAGCTAACTATTAGCCCTAACCTTTTAGAAGACTTAGGTAACCTTGAAGGCGCACAAGAATATTTACTAGAAAGTGATATTCCTAAAGAGCCGAAACCTGAGCCGCTTACAGAAGCTCAGTTCCGTTGGTTACATAACCAAGATGCAATGGCAACTGAAAAGCTAGCTGAAGGTATTCGCTCTTTTGCTGATGCACAAGAACAGCTAGAAGCACGTTTTAAAGCAATGTAATTGGTTTGAACGTACTTTAAAAAACGCCGCAATTGCGGCGTTTTTTTATGCCTGTAAAGTGCGGACTAATAACCCGACCTCCCTCATACATTTTAGCTGTAAACAAAATAACTCTCATCGACTTAAATTTGTTTGTAAATTTTATACAAAGTGTTTTTGTATTTAAAAGCAATACTTTACTTGTATAAACCTTCATTTAAACATCACAACTTCGTAACATCTCTGTCACTTTTTTATTCTATTTTAGCTGGGCCTGTGGTATAGGTACTCTTGAGGTCAATAAAATCAATAGGAGAAGTTCATGGATAGCCTAAACGATATATTAGAGATACTAGAAGGTCCTGATGAAAAAAGAAAAACCTCTCAGAAGAACAAAAAAAGAAAATGGCGCGAAATAGAAGCAATAAAAGATAAACAACGTCTACGTAAAGAATTAGAGGAGTTTGATTACTTTGCAGACACAATTGCAATTGATGAGCTAGATTTTTAATTTCTATACCCACCAATTACACAAAAGCCCTCATTTATGAGGGCTTTTTTAATGCTTAAGCTTATGAAGCTAAACCTGCCAATTTATAGGTTTTTTACCTTGCGCTAACAGCAGTTCGTTAGTTTTCGAAAAGTGCTTACAACCAAAAAAGCCTCGGTGAGCCGACAGCGGCGACGGATGTGGCCCACTCAAAATAGAGTGGCGAGTGCTATCTATGCCTTTCCCTTTTTTTTGCGCATGCGCTCCCCACAAAATAAACACAACTCCATCACAGTTCGCGTTGATGTGAGCAATAACATTATCGGTAAATTGCTCCCAACCCAAATGTTTATGGGAATGGGCTTGCCCTTGCTCTACCGTTAAAACAGTATTTAGTAAAAACACGCCTTGTTCTGCCCAGCTTTGTAAGTAACCATGCTCAGGAATAACAAAGCCATCAATATCTGTAGCTAGCTCTTTGTACATATTTTTAAGCGAGGGTGGGAGTTTTTTTACCTCGGGCATAACAGAAAAACACAGCCCATGAGCTTGCCCTTCGCCGTGGTAAGGGTCTTGCCCTAAAATTACCACCCTAATATTGTTTAGCGGCGTGGCATTAAATGCATTAAATACGTACGACTCGGGAGGGTAAACAGCAATACCTTCAGCTCGGCGGTTTTCAACTGCATTTAAAGTTTGCTGCATATAAGGGTGCTGTAGCTCGTTTTGTAAAAATGTATCCCAGTCGCTCATTACATACTCTTTATTATTTTTCGTGACGCGTCTATTTTATCACACATATCAGCAAGCCCATCTAACATACGCGGTGTAAAACGGTGAAGTAAATCGGCATTAACGCGAATAAACTGGTTATTTGTAACCGCAGGCACTTCTGGCCATGCCTGCCAATTAACATTAGGCTGCGGGGTATTAGATTTTTCGTCAGGAATAATAATAATTTGAGGCTTAGTAACAATGACATTTTCAATGCTGATTTGTGGATACGGGGTCGTGCTATTAGCAAACACATTATTTACGTGGCAGGTATTTACTAGTTGGCCAATCCATGTACTTTCACTGATTGTCATCATAGGCTCAGCCCATAACTGATAAAAACCAGATATAGGCTGCTTCCCTTGCTGGTTTTTAATAATAGCGGTTAACTTTTGCTTAAAAGCTTTAGCAACCTGTTGGCTTTGCTTTTCGTACCCTGTTAGTTTGCCAAGTGTTAGTAGCTCAGTTTGCACGGCTTCTATGGTTGTAGGGTTACTTAAATGAACTTTAATACCCAAGCGCTCTATTTGTGCGATATCTTCCTGCTGATTTCCGCTTTTCCAAGCAATCACTAAATCAGGTTTTAAGGCTAATAATTTCTCAAGAGAAATACCATAGTACCCGCCAATGCGAGCTATATTTTTTGCTTCATATGGGTAATCGGCATAGTCAACGGTACCCACAATATTGTCACCTGCACCAATGGCAAATAGGTTTTCGACTATGTGTGGGGCAAGCGCAACTATACGTAGTTTTTTAATCTCAGGCGCTGAGTTCGCCACAGTATTGCCTTGTAAACTAAGCAGCATGAAACCTATAAAAAGCAATTTAAACACTAGTAGTCAAACCCTTCTAACGCTTTTACACCTGAGTCGAATGCGTGTTTTACATTACGTACTTCGCTCACTGTATCGGCAAGGTCAGTCAATGCTCTGTGCGCTGCGCGTCCTGTGATAATAACCGACTGCATAGTTGGGCGATTATTAAGTGCGCTTAGTACTTCGTCTAAGTCGATATAACCATAAGTCACCATGTAGGTAAGCTCATCAAGTAACACTAAGTTAATACTGCTGTCGGCAAGCATACGCTTTGCCTCTTGCCATGTTGCTTGCGCTGCTAAGGTATCGGCTTCTTTATTTTGTGTATCCCACGTAAAGCCAGTATTCATTACAGCAAATTCAACGCCTGCGCCTTGTAATAAATTACGCTCACCACACTCCCATGTCCCTTTTATGAATTGACACACAGCGGCTTTTTGACCGTGGCCAACACAGCGTGCTACCACGCCAAAACCAGAAGTCGATTTACCTTTACCATTGCCAGTAATAACCTGAAAAATACCTTTAACCTCTTGCGCGGCTTCAACACGGGCATCTACGTGTTCTTTTACTTTTTGCTGGCGCTGTTTGTGTTTGTCGTTTGTTTGTTCAGTCATTATTGTGCCCTTTATAAATCGAGGTAATTTGCGCTATATCTAAATGTGTTTCGCACATGGTTGCTAAACGCGCTAACTGCTGTTCGCGGTGTGTATCAATACTTATTGGATCAATATTTAAATCTGGCTTTACCCATTTTAAAATTTCCATCGTGGCGTTGGGCTCATCAAATAAACCGTGTAAATAAGTGCCCGCAATTGCGTTATCGTCACTTATAAAACCATCTGTTTTAAACCCATTTGGATGCTGACTAAAGGTAATTAAAGGGGTCTTTAATGCATTGCCTTTACTTACTCCCCCATGGATTTCATAACCACTACATAAAGTTTGTCGATTATTTAGCTTTAAAGTGGCCGTCACTTTACTTAATACTTTTTGCGATGTGAGTGTGGTTTCAAAATCACATAAGGCTAACCCACTCACACTTTTTAATGACGACTCAACACCCTCGGGGTCGTAAATTATATTACCCAGCATTTGCATTCCCCCACAAATTCCAAGTACTTTTCCACCATAGCGTAAGTGGCGTTTTATCTGATTATCCCACCCTTCGTTTATCAAAAAGGTTAAATCGCCAAGTACGTTTTTACTACCTGGCAATATAATAAGATCAACATCAGGAATGACCTGCGTATGGCGTATATAGTTAACATTAATATTTGGGTGTAAACGCAGTGCGTCAAAATCGGTATGATTACTAATATGCGGCACTAATAATATTGCAATATTAATAGTTGCATGGGTAACGTTATTGTTTATTGCAACAGCGTCTTCCGCGTCGAGAGTTAAATCGTGAAGGTATGGCAGTACTCCTAAAACAGGCTTACCCGTGTATTGCTCTAACCAGTCAAGCCCTCCTTGAAGCAAACTTATATCACCTCTAAAACGGTTAATTACAAAGCCCTTTACACGGGCTTGCTCAGATCCGCTAAGTAATGCCAATGTCCCCACTAAATGAGCAAATACACCGCCTTTATCTATATCAGCAATAATAATCACTGGGCAGTCTACTTTTTCAGCGTAGCCCATGTTAGCTATGTCGTTTTCACGCAGGTTTATTTCAGCGGGGCTTCCCGCACCTTCCACCAATAAAAGATCAAACCGTTTTGCTAAACGCTCGTGTGATGTAATGACAGCGTCCATGGCGACTTTTTTATAATCGTGGTACTTGCCGGCTTCCATGTTGCTAATCGCTTTACCATGAATAATAACTTGGGCGCCTGTATCGCTATTGGGCTTAAGTAATATCGGGTTAAAGTCGGTTTCGGGCTCTACCTTAGCAGCAATAGCTTGCAAAGCTTGCGCACGGCCAATTTCGCCACCGTCGTTTGTCACTGCGCTATTAAGTGCCATATTTTGTGGCTTGAACGGTGCGACTTTTATGCCTTGATTTGCAAATACTCGGCAAAGTGCAGCCACTAAGGTGCTTTTTCCCGCATCCGAGGTAGTACCCTGTATCATGAGTGTTTTCATGGCTACACCTTAGACTTTCTAAAAAAGAGTAAACTTAAGAAAAACGCACTCCCCATAGCGGCCGTGATCACCCCTACTGGCAACTCTTGATTTCGAAGTAAAGAACGAGACAGTACATCGACCCACACCATAAATGTGCCTCCTGCTAAGCTTGTTATTAATAGCCCTGCAACGGTTCCTTGTGAAATAAAAAAGCGCACAATATGTGGCACCATTAATCCAACAAAACCAATACCGCCACACATTGCCACCAACACAGCGGTTATTAATGAGCTTAAAATTAGCATCAGCAACCTAAATCGATGCACTTTAACACCAAGGGTTATGGCACTTTCGTCACCTAATAACATGGCATTAAGCTGGCGCCTAAAACTAATCATTACGCAGGTGCACAGTGTAATCACTAAAAATGGCACCCATAGTGTTGCCCACTGCGCACGTGCAAAACTTCCTAAGGTCCAAAATAAAATAGCAGCAACGGCTTGCGGCTCACTCCAATAAAGTAACAAACTAGTAAATGCACTAAATAAAAACGAAAGCGCAACACCAGCAAGTAACATAGACTCAACTTGCCCGCCCTGCTGCCTTGTGGCAATTAATATAAGTAAGCTCATTGCTAATAAGC from Pseudoalteromonas marina includes these protein-coding regions:
- a CDS encoding tRNA1(Val) (adenine(37)-N6)-methyltransferase, which gives rise to MSGFAFKQFKVEHDICAMKVSTDGILLGAWANLAGANSLLDIGTGTGLLALMCKQRRPALSITAVEIDENAYNQALQNVANSPWPNIAIKHQTIQSFNSDAPFDVIISNPPYFNHSLKGNNAARNTARHTDGLGFEELINAFKRLSHSQSRFSLILPNTEALVFIELATQKGLYLNAHCQVKATPSKPISRSLMTFSYLESQTDNSTLCIRELNNNYTTDYITLCKAFYLKMA
- the srmB gene encoding ATP-dependent RNA helicase SrmB, whose protein sequence is MQFSEFDLDTKLLDAIDKMGYEKPTSIQQQAIPEALQGRDILASAPTGTGKTAAFLIPAIQYLLDFPRREPGFARVLIMTPTRELAYQIHEQCELLAKRTHLKIGVVTGGINYGTHKEIFEKNNDVLIATPGRLMEYLETENFHAEHVEMLIIDEADRMLDMGFKKEMSRICDEAKNRRQCFLFSATLEGDSVERFAETTLNDPALLEAESSRKEKAKIHQWVHLADDYHHKLELLVNTLNGPDVSKAIVFVKTRERLETLIGELTNNGVKAAWLRGEMPQDKRMKAMENFHSGRTKILIATDVAARGIDVSDISHVINFDMPRTADVYVHRIGRTGRAGKKGIAISLVEAHDIGILYKVERYIEQKLKRRVIKGIEPQHKEAKPPVKKRKDPVKMKAKKKAKVKKKK
- a CDS encoding BON domain-containing protein, whose product is MNRLKLTIALVSFCCLFLLACATKVSAATHLAVVSSVATQPNLQQTITSTLRTNPNFALSNIRVQVKDGEVVLHGQAQTGFERALAQKFLENMDGVKIIRNKISVI
- a CDS encoding mechanosensitive ion channel family protein, producing MISIPSITEAEKLIEEKLGGWFDVVISHIPNFIVAVIIAIIFSMLARFAGNLMKNILRRSLDSQQIADLMASIFKVIVLCVGVFIALDFVGLKGTVTSLLAGAGIVGLAIGFAFQDMTENLIAGIAMGIRKPFKTGDVIETDDVFGSVHSINLRNTLIESFYGQLILVPNKVLFRNVLKNYTTLGVRRIEVPVGISYGDDIEKAKEVIVDKINDLDFVIRKNETDVYAEGFGDSSINLLVWFWIKYPGEPDFMTVRHKGVVAVKQALDEADISIPFPIRTLDFGIKGGEKLDAMISDKINQQSSNKGNAGGADSGQNE
- the yaaA gene encoding peroxide stress protein YaaA; translation: MITVISPAKNLDYETPPATDKFTQPELLEHSEELMKVCRELTPAQIGSLMKISDKLSGLNAARFSEWSQPFTINNAKQAALAFNGDVYGGLEASTLTASDLDYAQSHLRILSGLYGLLKPLDLMQAYRLEMGTKLENSRGKNLYEFWGSIIADKLNEVTKAQDAQYLVNLASNEYFKAVDKKALNAQIITPHFKDCKNGQYKVISFYAKKARGMMARYIIENQVTQLSQLKEFTVAGYYFSAEVTTKELEPVFMRDEQN
- the tal gene encoding transaldolase — translated: MTSALQRLKQHSSIVADTGDIEAIKKHQPEDATTNPSLLLKASEIEAYKPYLDKAWSYAKETEQAPAKQLELACDYFAVLLGKEISEIVPGYISTEVDARLSFDTQATIDKAHTLLSLYEKEGVSKDKILIKVASTWEGIKAAEQLEKEGTKCNLTLLFSDAQARACADANVFLISPFVGRILDWHVANGMEKPTDPLQDPGVQSVRSIFEFYKRHDYKTVVMGASFRNTGEIIALTGCDKLTISPNLLEDLGNLEGAQEYLLESDIPKEPKPEPLTEAQFRWLHNQDAMATEKLAEGIRSFADAQEQLEARFKAM
- a CDS encoding DUF3545 family protein; the protein is MDSLNDILEILEGPDEKRKTSQKNKKRKWREIEAIKDKQRLRKELEEFDYFADTIAIDELDF
- the ung gene encoding uracil-DNA glycosylase, translating into MSDWDTFLQNELQHPYMQQTLNAVENRRAEGIAVYPPESYVFNAFNATPLNNIRVVILGQDPYHGEGQAHGLCFSVMPEVKKLPPSLKNMYKELATDIDGFVIPEHGYLQSWAEQGVFLLNTVLTVEQGQAHSHKHLGWEQFTDNVIAHINANCDGVVFILWGAHAQKKGKGIDSTRHSILSGPHPSPLSAHRGFFGCKHFSKTNELLLAQGKKPINWQV
- a CDS encoding cobalamin-binding protein, with the translated sequence MFKLLFIGFMLLSLQGNTVANSAPEIKKLRIVALAPHIVENLFAIGAGDNIVGTVDYADYPYEAKNIARIGGYYGISLEKLLALKPDLVIAWKSGNQQEDIAQIERLGIKVHLSNPTTIEAVQTELLTLGKLTGYEKQSQQVAKAFKQKLTAIIKNQQGKQPISGFYQLWAEPMMTISESTWIGQLVNTCHVNNVFANSTTPYPQISIENVIVTKPQIIIIPDEKSNTPQPNVNWQAWPEVPAVTNNQFIRVNADLLHRFTPRMLDGLADMCDKIDASRKIIKSM
- the cobO gene encoding cob(I)yrinic acid a,c-diamide adenosyltransferase; the protein is MTEQTNDKHKQRQQKVKEHVDARVEAAQEVKGIFQVITGNGKGKSTSGFGVVARCVGHGQKAAVCQFIKGTWECGERNLLQGAGVEFAVMNTGFTWDTQNKEADTLAAQATWQEAKRMLADSSINLVLLDELTYMVTYGYIDLDEVLSALNNRPTMQSVIITGRAAHRALTDLADTVSEVRNVKHAFDSGVKALEGFDY
- a CDS encoding cobyric acid synthase, which codes for MKTLMIQGTTSDAGKSTLVAALCRVFANQGIKVAPFKPQNMALNSAVTNDGGEIGRAQALQAIAAKVEPETDFNPILLKPNSDTGAQVIIHGKAISNMEAGKYHDYKKVAMDAVITSHERLAKRFDLLLVEGAGSPAEINLRENDIANMGYAEKVDCPVIIIADIDKGGVFAHLVGTLALLSGSEQARVKGFVINRFRGDISLLQGGLDWLEQYTGKPVLGVLPYLHDLTLDAEDAVAINNNVTHATINIAILLVPHISNHTDFDALRLHPNINVNYIRHTQVIPDVDLIILPGSKNVLGDLTFLINEGWDNQIKRHLRYGGKVLGICGGMQMLGNIIYDPEGVESSLKSVSGLALCDFETTLTSQKVLSKVTATLKLNNRQTLCSGYEIHGGVSKGNALKTPLITFSQHPNGFKTDGFISDDNAIAGTYLHGLFDEPNATMEILKWVKPDLNIDPISIDTHREQQLARLATMCETHLDIAQITSIYKGHNND
- a CDS encoding FecCD family ABC transporter permease, yielding MFATHVRHSVALIICITIALVSLFLALSFGAADTSIQDVFNSFIYLNDASFTSRIIFELRVPRTLLAFLAGAGLAIAGLILQTVTRNPLADPYLFGISSGASFGVVVLMAFVGISAGFMLSAAALLGSLLAMSLLILIATRQQGGQVESMLLAGVALSFLFSAFTSLLLYWSEPQAVAAILFWTLGSFARAQWATLWVPFLVITLCTCVMISFRRQLNAMLLGDESAITLGVKVHRFRLLMLILSSLITAVLVAMCGGIGFVGLMVPHIVRFFISQGTVAGLLITSLAGGTFMVWVDVLSRSLLRNQELPVGVITAAMGSAFFLSLLFFRKSKV